From Shewanella psychrophila, a single genomic window includes:
- the nqrM gene encoding (Na+)-NQR maturation NqrM, whose product MSTFIAAFVVLLLFFLLMSIGYIVKRTAVAGSCGGLGALGIDKACDCDDPCDNRKEKMAAEEDERREKLAKNRII is encoded by the coding sequence ATGAGTACATTTATCGCGGCATTTGTTGTTTTATTGCTGTTTTTTCTTTTGATGTCTATTGGCTATATCGTTAAGCGAACCGCAGTAGCGGGTAGTTGTGGTGGTCTAGGGGCATTAGGCATAGATAAAGCATGCGATTGCGATGACCCTTGTGACAATCGTAAAGAAAAAATGGCTGCCGAAGAAGATGAGAGGCGTGAAAAGCTCGCCAAGAATCGTATCATTTAG